In Ctenopharyngodon idella isolate HZGC_01 chromosome 20, HZGC01, whole genome shotgun sequence, the following proteins share a genomic window:
- the arv1 gene encoding protein ARV1: MASGLLKCVECNEDATELHRDYSNGILKLTICSSCKKPVDKYIEYDPVIILIDATLCKTQAFRHILFNTEINIHWKLCVFCLLCEAYLRWSLLQGSQPSDDPADIIRYTKEWEFYCMFALAALELAVFCIGVLVILWMAQLFCGASLEFTPLLKALLLSGYGKVLLIPAVIWEHDFSPLCFSLIRLFVLTSNSQAIKVILNCSRRLSLLAVCGGLLLEMWVAQTLKTLQVCSQDYLSML, encoded by the exons ATGGCATCGGGACTGTTAAAATGCGTCGAGTGTAACGAAGATGCAACCGAACTGCATCGAGACTACAGCAACGGCATACTAAAGCTCACCATATGT AGTTCATGCAAGAAACCTGTTGACAAATACATAGAATATGATCCAGTTATTATTCTGATAGATGCCACTCTATGCAAAACCCAGGCCTTTAGACATATACTCTTCAACACTGAGATCAAT ATCCACTGGAAACTGTGTGTGTTCTGTCTGCTGTGTGAGGCGTACCTACGCTGGTCCCTCCTGCAGGGGTCTCAGCCCAGCGATGACCCCGCTGACATCATCCGTTACACTAAAGAATGGGAGTTTTACTGCATGTTTGCACTGGCTGCACTGG AGTTGGCCGTGTTCTGCATAGGTGTGTTGGTCATTCTCTGGATGGCGCAACTCTTCTGTGGAGCTTCTTTAGAATTCACTCCGCTGTTGAAGGCTCTTCTGCTGTCCGGCTATGGCAAAGTTCTGTTAATTCCAGCTGTCATCTGGGAGCACGATTTCTCCCCGCTCTGCTTCAGCCTCAtacgactgtttgttttgaCCTCCAATTCACAGGCCATCAAAG TGATTCTGAACTGCAGTCGGCGTCTGTCTCTCCTGGCGGTGTGTGGCGGCTTGCTGTTGGAGATGTGGGTTGCCCAGACTTTAAAAACACTGCAAGTCTGTTCACAAGACTATCTGTCAATGCTCTAG
- the fam89a gene encoding sprT-like domain-containing protein Spartan has protein sequence MNGKVGNGAAGGMLACIEGLPPLPKSLSGLLNSSGGSWREMERMYVKKTMIQDDLSRGRNNTDSLLANKPANLDAALALLRKEMVGLRQQDMSLLCQLWSLHESIQEYKGSCQDLSAVSSADGPYGMENSYFDEDEEYYTESGMTPTETPDGNDTSPKNGTSKDSWIHDSFHITI, from the exons ATGAATGGTAAGGTTGGGAATGGAGCAGCGGGCGGCATGCTGGCCTGTATTGAGGGTCTACCGCCGCTGCCCAAGAGCCTGAGCGGACTGCTCAACTCCAGCGGCGGGTCgtggagagagatggagaggatgTATGTGAAGAAGACCATGATTCAGGATGACTTGAGCCGAGGACGGAATAACACGGACAGTCTGCTGGCGAATAAACCAGCAAACCTGGATGCCGCCCTGGCTTTGCTTAGAAAAGAGATG GTGGGTTTGCGGCAGCAGGACATGTCCCTGCTCTGTCAGCTCTGGTCCCTTCACGAGTCCATCCAGGAGTACAAAGGCAGCTGCCAGGACCTCTCCGCTGTGTCCAGTGCAGATGGACCGTATGGAATGGAGAACAGCTATTTCGATGAAGATGAGGAATATTATACTGAATCCGGTATGACGCCAACCGAAACGCCAGATGGAAATGATACATCTCCTAAAAACGGGACATCCAAGGACAGCTGGATACATGACTCGTTCCATATCACAATATAA